One genomic region from Chthonomonas calidirosea T49 encodes:
- a CDS encoding CRTAC1 family protein: protein MKRRDFIGLGLISTFSWLTGGCRPSLPSIKSRVIDRSQPDSPALPASPRFVDVAAEAGLDYRWVIPGPRPLNILQTIGNGCAFLDFDNDGNLDILLVGSSLALYRGDGKGHFQNVTRQTGLDKLHGHFLGCAVGDYDNDGYVDIYLTAYRGGALLHNEGGSHFREVTAQSGIAPQPWGTSAAWVPLTNDGLLDLFIGNYVEFGPHTDPQLCNNAGKMTACGPRFYNPIKGVLYKNRGNGRFENVSKAWGLDALHGKDLGVACADFDGSGRQSISVANDEVEGDLLQNLGGHFKNIGAVSGTAYNADGNVHGGMGTDWGDYDNDGRLDLVVATFQHETKCIYHNDGGGLFTESSAQLGMADIGLPYVSFGTKFFDYDNDGWLDLIIVSGHVQDNIADIDKSTTYRQPSLLLRNQNGTRFIDVTSQAGPDLLKPIVGRGLAIGDYDNDGRLDVLAVDAEGAPLLLHNETPAVGNWVQCRLQGTRSNRDGLGALVWVKTEEGKRYLRLCQTDGSYMSASDKRVHCGVGTAKVVDIEVHWPSGQIDVHKQIPTNHTVTLVEGSSQAKLV, encoded by the coding sequence TTGAAACGTCGCGACTTTATTGGTCTCGGTCTTATAAGTACGTTCTCTTGGCTAACCGGAGGGTGTCGTCCCTCTCTGCCTTCCATTAAATCTCGTGTCATAGATAGATCCCAGCCCGATTCGCCTGCGCTGCCGGCTTCTCCTCGTTTTGTTGATGTGGCAGCGGAGGCCGGTCTGGATTACCGCTGGGTCATCCCCGGTCCTCGCCCCCTCAACATCCTTCAAACCATCGGCAATGGATGTGCCTTCCTCGACTTCGATAACGACGGCAACCTCGATATCCTCCTCGTCGGAAGCTCTCTCGCTCTCTACCGTGGCGATGGGAAAGGGCATTTCCAAAACGTCACCCGTCAAACCGGTCTCGATAAGCTGCATGGCCATTTTCTGGGCTGTGCGGTTGGGGACTACGACAACGATGGGTATGTGGACATCTACCTGACAGCCTACCGAGGGGGAGCGTTGTTACACAACGAGGGGGGGAGCCATTTTCGGGAGGTAACGGCACAGAGTGGCATCGCTCCACAACCTTGGGGCACTTCAGCCGCTTGGGTGCCGTTAACCAACGATGGTTTGCTCGATCTATTTATTGGGAACTACGTAGAGTTCGGGCCGCACACCGATCCGCAGCTTTGTAATAATGCTGGCAAGATGACTGCCTGCGGCCCGCGTTTCTATAACCCGATAAAGGGTGTGCTCTATAAGAATCGGGGAAACGGCCGTTTCGAAAACGTCTCGAAGGCATGGGGACTAGATGCACTACACGGTAAAGACCTCGGCGTGGCCTGTGCCGATTTCGATGGATCGGGCAGGCAGTCCATCTCCGTTGCTAACGATGAGGTGGAGGGAGACCTTCTGCAGAACCTCGGTGGGCACTTTAAAAATATTGGGGCAGTTTCAGGTACAGCCTATAATGCGGATGGCAACGTGCACGGCGGCATGGGCACGGATTGGGGAGACTACGATAACGATGGCCGCCTCGACCTCGTGGTAGCCACTTTTCAACATGAGACGAAGTGTATCTACCATAACGATGGCGGCGGCCTCTTCACCGAAAGCTCGGCGCAGCTGGGGATGGCGGATATCGGGCTTCCTTACGTCTCTTTTGGAACCAAGTTCTTCGACTACGACAACGACGGCTGGCTTGACCTTATCATCGTCAGCGGTCACGTTCAAGATAATATCGCTGACATTGATAAAAGCACCACCTATCGCCAACCCAGCCTGCTTTTACGGAACCAGAACGGCACGCGCTTTATTGATGTGACATCACAGGCCGGCCCCGATCTGCTGAAGCCCATTGTAGGACGTGGGCTGGCCATCGGCGATTACGATAACGACGGCCGACTGGATGTGCTTGCGGTAGATGCCGAAGGAGCTCCTCTGCTCCTCCACAACGAAACCCCCGCTGTAGGTAACTGGGTGCAGTGCCGTTTGCAGGGCACACGCAGCAATCGCGATGGGCTGGGGGCTCTGGTGTGGGTAAAGACGGAGGAAGGGAAGCGCTATCTACGCCTGTGCCAGACGGACGGTTCCTACATGTCGGCTTCGGACAAAAGGGTTCATTGCGGTGTGGGTACAGCGAAGGTAGTCGACATCGAGGTGCACTGGCCGAGTGGGCAGATAGATGTCCACAAACAGATACCGACCAACCACACCGTTACGCTTGTCGAGGGCAGTTCACAAGCAAAACTGGTATAG